The following coding sequences are from one Cenarchaeum symbiosum A window:
- a CDS encoding 3-methyl-2-oxobutanoate hydroxymethyltransferase (COG0413): MKGSEKITVVACYDYSMAALCDGADMLLVGDSAGMVVLGYDSTTRVTMDEMCLFTGAVSRGRKDSMVVGDLPFMSYQACTADAIRNSGRLVRAGADAVKLEGGAAVADAVRGVTGAGIPVMGHIGLLPQTAALSGGYRVQGRTRESALRLAEDAKALEEAGAFAIVLEMVAEEAARMVTKSVGVPTIGIGSGAGCDGQVLVLHDMLGLYGRFRPKFAKVYADLSGEVAGAVAGFKAEVESSQFPRPENSFYMDAGEADGLDR, translated from the coding sequence ATGAAGGGGTCGGAGAAAATCACGGTGGTCGCCTGCTATGACTATTCGATGGCTGCACTGTGCGACGGGGCGGACATGCTGCTAGTCGGCGATAGCGCCGGCATGGTCGTGCTCGGGTATGACAGCACCACCAGGGTGACAATGGACGAGATGTGCCTGTTTACGGGTGCTGTATCCCGGGGCCGGAAGGATTCAATGGTGGTCGGAGACCTGCCGTTCATGTCGTACCAGGCGTGCACGGCAGATGCGATAAGGAACTCGGGCAGGCTGGTGAGGGCCGGGGCCGACGCGGTAAAGCTCGAGGGCGGGGCCGCTGTAGCGGATGCAGTGCGCGGCGTAACCGGGGCGGGCATCCCCGTGATGGGCCACATAGGGCTGCTGCCCCAGACGGCGGCGCTATCCGGCGGGTACAGGGTGCAGGGCAGGACCAGGGAGTCGGCGCTGCGGCTCGCCGAAGACGCCAAGGCCCTCGAGGAGGCGGGCGCCTTTGCGATAGTGCTCGAGATGGTAGCAGAGGAGGCGGCCCGCATGGTGACAAAATCGGTGGGTGTTCCCACCATCGGGATAGGCTCCGGCGCGGGCTGCGACGGCCAGGTGCTGGTATTGCACGATATGCTGGGCCTGTACGGCAGGTTCAGGCCAAAGTTCGCCAAGGTGTACGCGGATCTCTCCGGTGAGGTGGCCGGGGCGGTGGCCGGGTTCAAGGCGGAGGTGGAATCTTCACAGTTTCCGCGCCCTGAGAACTCGTTTTACATGGACGCAGGCGAGGCGGACGGGCTTGACAGGTAG
- a CDS encoding phosphate uptake regulator (COG0704) codes for MAKFIRKLQRIGSSTLVSLPKEWVEANGLSKNVEVEVETVRDAVVITAGRKGRPSREITIPYPLPPGENIAADLTGAYLLGYDGITVRGAHSIHADDRERIRNSTRRLAGMEIVEENAATVEMRFQLDPGTLDPRRILRRMSSMVLGMYNDTISGLAGGDRSDLGAMPSRDDEVDRQYFLLVRLIRSTMVDRRPAGGFDLEDTDILDYRMAANLLEGAGDAVVEIAAAVATTSLPQEYLGRIYDAVKRLELIEPKVIDAFVNNDRGLAIEAITMHRSFEEAIQSIKSPVGRRQIPIDYLDLVYMFERAERCWADIADLVKPVYPG; via the coding sequence TTGGCTAAATTCATCAGAAAACTGCAGAGGATAGGGAGCAGCACGCTGGTATCGCTCCCAAAGGAATGGGTGGAGGCCAACGGGCTATCCAAGAATGTCGAGGTAGAGGTGGAGACGGTCCGGGACGCAGTAGTCATAACTGCCGGCAGAAAGGGCCGGCCGTCAAGGGAGATCACCATACCATACCCGCTGCCTCCGGGCGAGAACATCGCGGCCGATCTTACCGGGGCGTACCTGCTGGGATACGACGGCATCACGGTCAGGGGGGCGCACTCGATACACGCCGACGACAGGGAGAGGATAAGAAACTCGACGAGGCGCCTTGCCGGGATGGAGATAGTCGAGGAGAACGCCGCTACTGTAGAGATGCGCTTTCAGCTCGACCCCGGCACGCTGGACCCCCGGAGGATACTCCGCAGGATGAGCAGCATGGTGCTCGGCATGTACAATGATACGATCTCCGGGCTTGCCGGCGGGGACCGGTCTGATCTTGGCGCCATGCCGAGCAGGGACGACGAGGTGGACCGCCAGTACTTTTTGCTGGTCCGGCTGATAAGAAGCACGATGGTCGACAGGCGGCCCGCGGGCGGGTTCGACCTAGAAGACACGGACATACTGGATTACAGGATGGCGGCAAACCTGCTCGAGGGGGCGGGCGACGCGGTAGTCGAGATTGCCGCCGCTGTGGCCACCACCTCCCTCCCGCAGGAATACCTCGGGAGGATATACGATGCTGTAAAAAGACTCGAGCTCATCGAGCCAAAGGTGATAGACGCGTTTGTCAACAACGACCGCGGGCTGGCGATAGAGGCGATAACCATGCACCGTTCCTTCGAGGAGGCAATCCAGTCGATAAAATCGCCCGTCGGCAGGCGGCAGATCCCCATAGACTACCTGGATCTTGTCTACATGTTCGAGCGCGCCGAGCGCTGCTGGGCCGACATAGCGGATCTTGTAAAGCCCGTCTATCCCGGCTGA
- a CDS encoding ABC-type transport system, involved in lipoprotein release, permease component (COG4591) — MLFNKRGSLMGAVLAVTIGILVIHVNFVIFQGLFDAIVRDLEDYRFGNIAVTDDEGYIDKSDLALVSWFERIPQVEAATSRLSAVAAVNVTKNGMRIEETRIPVVGVDPLRDVRASTVHKTVTEGQFVFSRNSIVVGSSVARDLGNVTVGDNLAVKIVDRLGDTQIRRFIVTGVANSPGGQGFDYSIVMHIDTLRDMMARPGQTGQIMVRLNDPDMAVEIKNHFLASFPNDDFEAETIEEAAESQLAGFRSGIAMINMIGYFGMMSSAFAIVTIQMMLVNGKTREIGVMRAIGARRRDIMIIFLFQGMIIGAIGAGAGTAAGLTYTFYAKETKMSFNNSLPLEVSYDWAKVAQTAMTSFALAILASLYPSYRATKLLPVEAMRVG, encoded by the coding sequence ATGCTGTTCAACAAGAGGGGCAGCCTCATGGGCGCGGTGCTCGCGGTGACCATCGGCATACTTGTCATACACGTCAACTTTGTGATCTTTCAGGGTCTGTTCGATGCGATAGTCAGGGACCTTGAGGATTACAGGTTCGGCAATATCGCCGTAACCGACGATGAAGGGTACATAGACAAGTCGGATCTTGCGCTGGTCAGCTGGTTTGAGAGGATACCGCAGGTAGAGGCGGCCACCTCGAGACTCTCGGCTGTTGCCGCAGTAAATGTCACAAAGAACGGCATGCGAATAGAAGAGACCCGCATTCCAGTGGTGGGAGTAGACCCGCTCAGGGACGTCAGGGCATCAACGGTCCACAAGACTGTAACGGAGGGGCAGTTTGTATTTTCGAGAAACTCTATCGTGGTGGGCTCCAGCGTGGCGCGCGACCTGGGAAATGTTACCGTGGGTGACAACCTGGCAGTCAAGATTGTGGACAGGCTTGGGGACACCCAGATAAGGAGGTTCATAGTGACGGGCGTGGCCAACTCGCCAGGCGGCCAGGGGTTTGACTACAGCATTGTAATGCACATAGACACCCTCCGCGACATGATGGCGAGACCCGGGCAGACAGGGCAGATAATGGTGCGCCTCAACGACCCCGACATGGCAGTCGAGATAAAGAACCACTTTCTTGCATCGTTCCCCAACGACGACTTTGAGGCGGAGACCATAGAGGAGGCCGCCGAGTCGCAGCTGGCGGGCTTTAGGTCCGGGATTGCAATGATAAACATGATCGGGTACTTTGGGATGATGTCGTCGGCGTTTGCGATAGTGACAATACAGATGATGCTCGTCAACGGAAAGACCCGAGAGATAGGGGTGATGCGGGCGATAGGCGCAAGGCGGCGCGACATAATGATAATCTTCCTCTTCCAGGGGATGATAATAGGCGCCATAGGCGCCGGGGCGGGGACCGCGGCGGGGCTCACCTATACATTTTATGCAAAAGAGACCAAGATGTCGTTCAACAACAGCCTGCCGCTCGAGGTGAGCTACGACTGGGCCAAGGTGGCACAGACCGCCATGACGTCCTTTGCACTGGCGATACTCGCGTCATTGTACCCGTCGTACAGGGCGACGAAGCTGCTGCCCGTGGAGGCGATGCGCGTTGGGTAA
- a CDS encoding uncharacterized protein conserved in archaea (COG1701), with protein sequence MAVPRSHPRRESLLVREKLVRGLERGLVAREGLMAHGRGEAFDYLLGEATGRHARKALRAAAAVLLLAERPIISVNGNVAALCAAEAVRLARAARARMEVNTFYGDGGRRARIAAELERRGARGVLGANPESRGRLAGTSRSRGAADKEGILAADVVVVPLEDGDRTSALKAAGKQVITFDLNPLSRTARTADITIVDNITRGMDELARLCREYSARGAPALSRIVRNFDNGANLAACIREMTAGLRRQWIA encoded by the coding sequence ATGGCCGTGCCAAGGTCGCATCCGCGGCGCGAGTCGCTGCTAGTTAGGGAGAAGCTCGTACGGGGGCTCGAGCGAGGCCTTGTCGCAAGGGAGGGGCTCATGGCGCACGGCAGGGGCGAGGCGTTTGACTATCTTTTGGGGGAGGCGACGGGGCGCCACGCCAGAAAGGCACTGCGGGCTGCTGCAGCTGTTCTGCTGCTGGCGGAGCGGCCGATAATATCTGTAAACGGAAACGTTGCCGCACTGTGCGCGGCAGAGGCGGTCCGGCTGGCGCGCGCCGCCAGAGCCAGGATGGAGGTGAACACGTTTTACGGGGACGGGGGCCGCAGGGCCAGGATAGCTGCCGAGCTGGAGAGGCGCGGGGCGCGGGGGGTGCTTGGCGCCAACCCTGAATCGCGGGGGCGCCTGGCAGGGACGAGCCGCTCGCGCGGTGCCGCAGACAAAGAAGGGATACTTGCGGCGGATGTTGTCGTGGTGCCGCTGGAGGATGGCGACAGGACTAGTGCACTCAAGGCGGCAGGCAAGCAGGTGATAACGTTTGATCTCAACCCTCTTTCCAGGACCGCGCGCACGGCCGATATTACAATAGTGGACAATATAACGAGGGGGATGGATGAGCTGGCCCGGCTGTGCAGGGAGTATTCCGCCAGGGGGGCGCCCGCGCTATCTAGGATTGTGCGCAACTTTGACAACGGGGCCAACCTGGCAGCATGCATACGGGAGATGACCGCGGGGCTGCGGAGGCAGTGGATTGCCTAG
- a CDS encoding phosphopantothenoylcysteine synthetase/decarboxylase (COG0452) produces the protein MAAYKAIELARMLMRHGADVTCVASGAAMKLIRPDYLKWATGNNVITKLTGGLEHIRLADRGGSDMIIVYPATANTLGKLANGIDDTPVSTVLTVALGAGIPIMICLAMHESMYDNAAVRRNIGFLGGKVEFVEPLITEGKAKAPEPADVLGRVLDRFGRSSALAGARVIIAAGPTIEKIDPVRVITSGSTGRTGVLLAAGMVSAGARVTLVYGPGREQPPAGARHVPVTTHAEMADAVYREVKKGAEIVVMAASVSDYTVRKPSKKKIKSGKGEITLKLSGTPKIIDRIKGIRPGVFLVGFKAEADVSDGELEAAAARKMRESGSDMMIANDVGAAYLRDPDRNRVLVLSQGGKRWSRRTGKERIAAMIIREIGKAYTKRDGRQALPGPAPDQT, from the coding sequence GTGGCGGCATACAAGGCAATAGAGCTTGCAAGGATGCTGATGAGACACGGCGCCGATGTTACATGCGTTGCAAGCGGCGCGGCAATGAAGCTGATACGGCCGGACTATCTCAAATGGGCTACAGGAAACAATGTGATAACAAAGCTGACGGGGGGGCTCGAGCATATCCGGCTGGCCGACCGCGGCGGCTCGGACATGATAATAGTGTACCCGGCAACTGCGAACACGCTGGGCAAGCTGGCAAACGGGATAGACGACACGCCGGTCTCGACTGTACTGACAGTGGCCCTTGGCGCTGGAATTCCGATAATGATATGCCTTGCAATGCACGAATCAATGTATGATAATGCGGCTGTCCGGAGAAACATCGGGTTTCTCGGCGGAAAGGTCGAGTTTGTGGAGCCGCTGATAACAGAGGGCAAGGCAAAGGCGCCCGAGCCTGCAGACGTGCTGGGGCGCGTGCTGGACAGGTTCGGCCGGTCTTCTGCGCTCGCCGGCGCCAGGGTGATTATTGCTGCGGGGCCAACTATAGAGAAGATAGACCCCGTCAGGGTTATCACCAGCGGGAGCACCGGGAGAACGGGGGTGCTGCTGGCCGCGGGGATGGTATCCGCGGGGGCCCGTGTGACCCTTGTGTACGGGCCGGGCAGGGAGCAGCCGCCGGCGGGTGCAAGGCACGTCCCCGTGACAACGCACGCCGAGATGGCGGATGCCGTATACAGGGAGGTAAAAAAAGGCGCCGAGATAGTGGTGATGGCAGCTTCAGTCTCTGATTATACCGTGCGCAAGCCATCAAAGAAAAAGATCAAGAGCGGCAAAGGGGAGATCACGCTAAAGCTCTCGGGCACGCCAAAGATCATAGACCGGATAAAGGGGATCCGGCCCGGCGTCTTCCTGGTGGGGTTCAAGGCTGAGGCCGACGTCTCCGACGGAGAACTCGAGGCGGCGGCCGCAAGAAAGATGCGCGAGTCAGGCTCGGACATGATGATAGCAAACGACGTGGGCGCCGCCTACCTGCGGGACCCGGACAGGAACAGGGTGCTTGTGCTCTCCCAGGGCGGAAAGAGGTGGTCCCGCCGGACCGGCAAGGAGAGGATCGCCGCGATGATAATACGCGAGATAGGAAAGGCCTACACAAAGCGGGACGGGCGCCAGGCCCTGCCAGGGCCCGCCCCGGATCAAACATAA
- a CDS encoding transcriptional regulator (COG1522): protein MYRTVGEILDELDMQVLGRLLNNCRESDRQVGRELGISGGAVRSRVKKMQEAGVIERFALRVEPPMLGRGLFYIVVTGRDPDEILRQARFVGEPYLVAPCVGGVTVCGIVAEDDVQERIELAKNLMRDVRVLSIFEAGGPEIDPGLTRTDLAIMGELVEDPRRKIEDVARAAGLSTKTVARSIEKLHRSDSVYFTLVYDPTKMGAFIPFAVMAWAQDARAALPGLEAVFSDHFLQAPFIAKNHVVLFMYGGDVFQLDDLTQRARDVPGVGSADLFIPKSILFPPGWIRSVIEDAGRSPTLRLSNRIARVPAQPG, encoded by the coding sequence ATGTACAGGACGGTTGGTGAAATATTGGATGAACTAGATATGCAGGTACTCGGCAGGCTCCTCAACAACTGCAGGGAATCCGACAGGCAGGTGGGCCGCGAGCTTGGGATATCCGGCGGGGCGGTAAGGTCGAGGGTAAAAAAGATGCAAGAAGCAGGTGTCATAGAGCGCTTTGCGCTAAGGGTGGAGCCCCCGATGCTCGGCCGCGGCCTGTTCTATATTGTAGTCACCGGCCGCGACCCCGACGAGATACTTCGGCAGGCGAGGTTTGTAGGCGAGCCGTATTTGGTGGCGCCGTGTGTGGGGGGAGTCACCGTATGCGGGATTGTTGCAGAAGATGATGTGCAGGAGAGAATAGAGCTTGCTAAAAATTTGATGAGGGATGTTCGGGTGCTGAGCATCTTTGAGGCGGGCGGCCCGGAGATAGACCCGGGCCTGACGAGGACCGACCTTGCTATCATGGGCGAGCTGGTGGAAGATCCGCGGCGCAAGATAGAGGATGTTGCAAGGGCCGCAGGGCTCTCGACAAAGACTGTCGCGCGCTCGATAGAGAAGTTGCACCGCAGCGACTCTGTATACTTTACGCTGGTGTACGATCCGACTAAGATGGGCGCCTTCATACCGTTTGCTGTAATGGCATGGGCGCAAGACGCGCGCGCCGCGCTCCCGGGCCTTGAGGCTGTATTCTCTGATCACTTTTTGCAGGCCCCGTTTATCGCAAAGAACCATGTTGTGCTCTTCATGTACGGGGGGGATGTGTTCCAGCTCGACGACCTGACGCAGCGGGCAAGGGACGTGCCCGGCGTGGGCTCGGCTGATCTATTCATACCAAAAAGCATACTGTTCCCCCCGGGGTGGATCCGCTCGGTAATAGAGGATGCCGGCAGGTCGCCGACGCTGCGTTTGTCGAACAGGATCGCCCGCGTGCCCGCTCAGCCGGGATAG
- a CDS encoding archaeal suger kinase (COG1829) — protein MKGEAFCPAHVTGFFKVEKGGPGLAAQGTIGAGFSIEDGVKSTVQEAQGGRAITTRGHPADDTRVSEHILERFDELTGGLPPLEVIHDIGIPVGYGLGASGAVALSLSMALDRALDTGLGPEGAGRIAHEAEVRCRTGLGDVLAAYHGGFELRTAPGAPGVGAVEKMETDATAVIVCLAPVSTRRFIDEKMDTVNGLGGRMAEKLAGSGDPEEFQDMSLEFARHAGVVTRRMDDVIGALVGAGYGCGVALFGETVFALVPRGKDHLVREALPDLPQAAVITSRIDGRGAR, from the coding sequence ATGAAGGGGGAGGCTTTCTGTCCCGCACATGTAACGGGTTTCTTCAAGGTGGAGAAGGGCGGGCCCGGTTTGGCGGCACAGGGAACGATAGGGGCCGGTTTCTCGATAGAGGACGGTGTCAAGAGCACGGTCCAAGAGGCCCAGGGCGGGCGTGCCATAACCACGAGGGGACATCCTGCGGATGATACGCGCGTATCTGAGCATATACTGGAGAGGTTTGACGAGCTGACAGGCGGCCTGCCGCCGCTGGAGGTTATCCACGATATAGGCATCCCGGTGGGGTACGGGCTTGGTGCAAGCGGGGCCGTGGCGCTCTCTCTGTCTATGGCCCTGGACCGGGCGCTAGACACAGGGCTGGGCCCAGAGGGGGCCGGCCGGATAGCCCACGAGGCAGAAGTGCGCTGCAGGACCGGACTTGGGGACGTGCTTGCCGCATACCACGGGGGCTTTGAGCTCAGGACGGCGCCCGGCGCTCCCGGGGTGGGCGCCGTCGAGAAGATGGAGACGGATGCGACTGCCGTGATAGTCTGCCTTGCACCTGTGTCGACGCGCAGGTTCATTGATGAAAAGATGGATACGGTAAACGGGCTCGGGGGGAGGATGGCCGAGAAGTTAGCTGGCAGCGGCGACCCTGAAGAGTTTCAGGACATGTCGCTTGAGTTTGCAAGGCACGCGGGGGTGGTGACTCGGCGGATGGATGACGTGATAGGCGCCTTGGTCGGGGCGGGATACGGGTGCGGCGTGGCGCTGTTCGGCGAGACCGTCTTTGCGCTGGTGCCGCGCGGCAAGGATCACCTAGTCCGGGAGGCGCTGCCGGATTTGCCGCAGGCCGCCGTGATTACCTCCCGGATAGACGGACGCGGCGCGAGGTAG